From Deferrisoma camini S3R1, the proteins below share one genomic window:
- a CDS encoding FecCD family ABC transporter permease, with the protein MTPQRRLPWAAVLPALVLASLGLSLWAGSLRLSWGEIGSILLGNGRADPTHVAIVLRVRLPRAALAALVGAGLGAAGGAFQGLLRNPLADPYILGVSGGAALGAVAALSLGLTTPLAVPAAAFLGAVAALGFVYVVARAHRGSPRTLILSGVMVGSFCSALLLFLLWTSPSDPVRTAIFWLAGDLSGASPGWLPAAGLWAGVAFLVLWLQAPALDLLTQGEETAADLGLDVGRARLLLLGAAGGLTAAAVALAGLVGFVGLVVPHAVRLVWGPGHRRLLPASALLGAAFLLGADAVARTVLAPAEVPVGVVTALVGAPFFLYLLRQKDGRA; encoded by the coding sequence ATGACCCCCCAACGGCGACTGCCCTGGGCGGCCGTGCTCCCCGCCCTGGTCCTCGCGAGCCTGGGCCTGTCCCTGTGGGCCGGGTCGCTGCGGCTCTCGTGGGGCGAGATCGGCAGCATCCTGCTGGGCAACGGCCGCGCCGACCCGACACACGTGGCGATCGTGCTCCGGGTGCGGCTGCCCAGGGCGGCCCTGGCCGCCCTGGTGGGGGCGGGGCTGGGCGCGGCCGGCGGGGCGTTCCAGGGCCTGCTGCGCAACCCCTTGGCCGACCCGTACATCCTGGGGGTGTCCGGAGGCGCGGCCCTGGGGGCCGTGGCCGCGCTGTCCCTGGGCCTGACCACCCCCCTGGCCGTGCCCGCGGCCGCGTTCCTGGGCGCGGTGGCAGCCTTGGGGTTCGTGTACGTGGTGGCCCGGGCCCACCGGGGCTCGCCCCGCACCCTGATCCTGTCGGGCGTGATGGTGGGCAGCTTCTGCTCAGCCCTGCTCCTGTTCCTGCTGTGGACTTCCCCCTCCGACCCGGTACGAACCGCGATCTTCTGGCTGGCCGGGGACCTGTCGGGGGCGTCGCCCGGGTGGCTTCCGGCTGCCGGGCTGTGGGCCGGGGTCGCATTCCTGGTTCTCTGGCTCCAGGCCCCGGCCCTGGACCTGCTGACCCAGGGGGAGGAGACCGCGGCCGACCTGGGCCTGGACGTGGGACGGGCGCGGCTGCTGCTGCTCGGAGCGGCCGGGGGGCTGACCGCCGCGGCCGTGGCCCTGGCCGGCCTGGTGGGATTCGTGGGACTGGTGGTGCCTCACGCCGTGCGCCTGGTGTGGGGCCCGGGGCACCGGCGGCTGCTCCCCGCCTCCGCGCTGCTGGGCGCCGCGTTCCTGCTCGGGGCCGACGCCGTGGCCCGCACGGTGCTCGCGCCGGCCGAGGTCCCGGTGGGCGTGGTCACGGCCC
- a CDS encoding ABC transporter substrate-binding protein, with the protein MSGRALFLRAGILALMLVAGASVAGAAAWTDALGRRVEVPDRPGRIVSLVPSVTEVLYALGVQDRVAGVTRFCTFPAEAQSKPKVGGYADPSLEAIVALAPDLVFGSADATPPPLIDRLEGLGIPVYVVYPRSLASTVAMLRRVGRVVGAARAGERLAAGLERAVAEVRDRVRDLPRPRVLLCVMVEPLVVAGPGTLAHDLIETAGGRNVVPAGPSRYPTWGPESLLAADPDVVVVSPHPGQPSPGRLFDRWPELKAVAAGRVVEIPADWIHRPGPRLARGLRALARAIHPDAFPEEGP; encoded by the coding sequence TTGAGCGGCCGAGCCCTTTTCCTGAGAGCGGGCATCCTCGCCCTGATGCTGGTGGCGGGCGCGTCGGTCGCCGGCGCGGCCGCCTGGACCGATGCGCTCGGCCGCCGGGTCGAGGTGCCGGACCGGCCGGGGCGGATCGTGTCGCTGGTGCCCAGCGTGACCGAGGTGCTCTACGCCCTGGGCGTGCAGGACCGGGTGGCCGGGGTCACCCGGTTCTGCACCTTTCCGGCCGAGGCCCAATCCAAGCCCAAGGTGGGCGGCTACGCAGACCCCAGCCTGGAGGCCATCGTGGCCCTGGCCCCGGATCTCGTGTTCGGCTCGGCCGACGCGACCCCTCCCCCGCTGATCGACCGCCTCGAGGGCCTGGGGATCCCGGTGTACGTGGTGTATCCCCGGAGCCTCGCCAGCACCGTGGCGATGCTCCGCCGGGTGGGCCGGGTGGTGGGGGCGGCCCGGGCGGGCGAGCGGCTCGCGGCCGGCCTGGAGCGCGCCGTGGCAGAGGTCCGGGACCGGGTGCGGGATCTTCCCCGGCCCCGCGTGCTCCTGTGCGTCATGGTCGAGCCCCTGGTGGTGGCCGGCCCCGGCACCCTGGCCCACGACCTCATCGAAACGGCCGGAGGCCGCAACGTGGTGCCCGCCGGACCGTCGCGGTACCCCACGTGGGGCCCCGAGTCCCTGCTGGCGGCAGACCCGGACGTGGTGGTGGTGTCGCCCCATCCGGGCCAGCCCTCGCCGGGCCGGCTGTTCGACCGGTGGCCCGAACTCAAGGCCGTGGCCGCCGGCCGGGTGGTCGAGATCCCGGCCGACTGGATCCACCGCCCCGGGCCGCGGCTCGCACGGGGCTTGCGGGCCCTGGCCCGCGCCATCCACCCGGACGCGTTTCCGGAGGAAGGCCCATGA
- a CDS encoding YncE family protein — translation MRHTIQRSAMFLAAACLLLAGCGGSSGGSDAAAPALPGTAFVATTDYSTGGYATIDLDTLAARTFQGNGIVESDNAVTTYGGRIYVINRYGFDNITVMDPSDLTAPVVQFTTGNGTNPHAMAFVSDAKAYVSLYGADYLLIVNPTTGEEVGRVDLSDFADADGIPEASAMAIVDGKLFVALQRLDRNSWFAPTDASYVVVVDTATDEIVDADSSTPDTKDPIVLTGTNPQFMVYDEALGKIVVSETGTYGAQDGGLETVDPITYKAEGFLVTEGDLGGDVGALAVVDGAKAYVVVTDSSWANDVAVVEKIDGSWQKQGTLGLSGAFIPSLALDGQGRLLVPDRDTTSPGVRIYDTATDQEVEGSPVNVGLPPNSIAVF, via the coding sequence ATGAGGCACACGATCCAACGCTCTGCGATGTTCCTGGCCGCGGCCTGCCTGCTGCTGGCCGGCTGCGGGGGAAGCTCCGGCGGGTCCGACGCTGCCGCCCCGGCCCTGCCCGGCACGGCCTTCGTGGCCACCACCGACTACTCCACGGGAGGGTACGCCACGATCGACCTCGACACCCTCGCGGCCCGGACGTTCCAAGGAAACGGCATCGTGGAGAGCGACAACGCCGTCACGACCTACGGCGGCAGGATCTACGTGATCAACCGCTACGGGTTCGACAACATCACGGTGATGGACCCCTCGGATCTGACCGCTCCGGTTGTCCAGTTCACCACCGGCAACGGCACGAACCCCCACGCCATGGCCTTCGTGAGCGACGCCAAGGCCTACGTGAGCCTGTACGGGGCCGACTACCTACTGATCGTGAACCCTACCACGGGCGAGGAGGTCGGCCGGGTGGACCTGAGCGACTTTGCCGATGCCGACGGCATCCCCGAGGCCTCGGCCATGGCGATCGTGGACGGGAAGCTGTTCGTGGCCCTCCAGAGGCTGGACCGCAACAGCTGGTTCGCCCCCACCGACGCCTCGTACGTGGTGGTGGTCGACACGGCCACGGACGAGATCGTGGACGCGGACTCCTCCACGCCCGACACGAAGGACCCGATCGTGCTGACCGGCACGAACCCGCAGTTCATGGTCTACGACGAGGCCCTGGGCAAGATCGTGGTCTCGGAGACCGGAACCTACGGCGCCCAGGACGGCGGCCTGGAGACGGTGGACCCGATCACGTACAAGGCCGAAGGGTTCCTCGTGACCGAGGGGGACCTGGGGGGCGACGTGGGAGCCCTCGCCGTGGTGGACGGCGCCAAGGCCTACGTGGTGGTCACCGACTCGTCGTGGGCCAACGACGTGGCCGTGGTGGAAAAAATCGACGGATCGTGGCAGAAACAGGGTACGTTGGGTCTGTCCGGCGCCTTCATCCCGAGCCTCGCCCTGGACGGCCAGGGGCGGCTCCTGGTGCCCGACCGGGACACCACCAGCCCGGGCGTGCGCATCTATGACACCGCGACCGACCAGGAGGTGGAGGGCAGCCCGGTGAACGTGGGCCTGCCGCCGAACTCCATCGCGGTGTTCTGA
- a CDS encoding TonB-dependent receptor plug domain-containing protein produces the protein MERCTYRQRVGRSVRAVVGLALLLAFRAHPAPADESPVLQEVVVSAEAPPPEPTETPERTAAVTVIPAESFQEKATSVPEVLEQSVGLTIRRFGGLGAFSTASIRGSTAQQVAVLLDGVPLAGPGTGLVNLGDLPLGDVERIEVYRGASPLRLRSPAIGGVINIVTRKAKQGWNARADATYGSFDTLDTRGVVSWKGDRLGLLVSGSYTSSDGDFEFLDDNGTRANPDDDETTTRRNNAFYARNLLAKFSWEPSPVLRLELSDDYFDKREGVPGIGSNQSDTARLRTYRNVLSVRAVRDEFLSENLGAELFLHRIDETTAFLDPLGEIGVGRQDNVNETVGWGADGMLTYYWGEHQVLTLLGAYRNERAESRDELAEPAEGDTQERTTYQAGVEDEVYLLDDRLVLVPQVLYTFLDHEFGGRAPFSWKELPSPDDRGYWTYRLGLSYQPRPWIKVRANAARAYRFPTLTELFGDRGTVIGNPELVPERGVNWDLGVAVDPVWPAGRVHLEAAYFQSRTDDLILFEQTSQRTVRATNVSSAWVWGLETAWSLEVTRRLAVSGNYTFQHTENTSDIPYYRGNQLPARPEHELFNRLELLFGWGKVFHELSWTSGNYLDAANFEKAETRRIHNLGLSVQPGRGLTVTFELKNLTDEQVSDALGFPLPGRSYYVTVSAQL, from the coding sequence ATGGAACGCTGCACGTATCGCCAACGTGTGGGGAGATCCGTCCGGGCCGTCGTGGGGCTGGCCCTGCTGCTGGCATTCCGCGCCCACCCCGCGCCCGCGGATGAGAGCCCCGTTCTCCAAGAGGTGGTGGTGTCTGCCGAGGCGCCGCCCCCGGAGCCGACGGAGACCCCGGAACGCACGGCCGCGGTCACGGTGATCCCGGCCGAGAGCTTCCAGGAGAAGGCCACCTCGGTTCCGGAGGTCCTGGAGCAGTCGGTGGGCCTCACGATCCGCCGGTTCGGCGGCCTGGGCGCGTTCTCCACGGCGTCGATCCGCGGGTCCACGGCCCAGCAGGTGGCGGTGCTCCTGGACGGCGTGCCGCTGGCCGGCCCCGGCACCGGTCTGGTGAACCTCGGCGACCTCCCCCTGGGCGACGTGGAGCGGATCGAGGTGTACCGGGGCGCGTCGCCCCTGCGGCTGCGCTCCCCGGCCATCGGGGGTGTGATCAACATCGTGACCCGCAAGGCGAAGCAGGGCTGGAACGCCCGGGCCGACGCCACCTACGGCTCGTTCGACACCCTGGACACGCGGGGCGTGGTCTCGTGGAAGGGCGACCGGCTGGGGCTCCTGGTCTCGGGCAGCTACACCTCGTCCGACGGGGACTTCGAGTTCCTGGACGACAACGGCACCCGAGCCAACCCGGACGACGACGAGACCACCACCCGCCGCAACAACGCCTTCTACGCCCGTAACCTCCTGGCCAAGTTCTCCTGGGAGCCCTCGCCGGTGCTGCGCCTCGAGCTCTCGGACGACTACTTCGACAAACGCGAGGGCGTGCCCGGGATCGGCTCGAACCAATCGGACACGGCGCGGCTTCGCACCTATCGCAACGTGCTGTCGGTGCGGGCCGTGCGCGACGAGTTCCTCTCCGAGAACCTGGGCGCGGAGCTGTTCCTGCACCGGATCGACGAGACCACCGCCTTCCTGGACCCGCTGGGCGAGATCGGGGTGGGCCGCCAGGACAACGTGAACGAGACCGTCGGCTGGGGCGCGGATGGCATGCTCACCTACTACTGGGGCGAGCACCAGGTGCTCACCCTGCTGGGGGCCTACCGGAACGAGCGGGCCGAGTCCCGCGACGAGCTCGCCGAGCCGGCCGAGGGCGACACCCAGGAGCGCACCACCTACCAGGCCGGGGTCGAGGACGAGGTCTACCTCCTGGACGACCGCCTCGTGCTGGTGCCCCAGGTGCTCTACACCTTCCTCGACCACGAATTCGGCGGCCGGGCGCCGTTCTCCTGGAAGGAGCTCCCCTCCCCGGACGACCGGGGGTACTGGACGTACCGGCTGGGGCTCTCCTACCAACCCCGCCCCTGGATCAAGGTCCGGGCCAACGCGGCCCGGGCCTACCGGTTCCCCACCCTGACCGAGCTGTTCGGCGATCGCGGCACGGTGATCGGCAACCCCGAGCTGGTGCCCGAGCGGGGGGTCAACTGGGACCTCGGGGTTGCGGTGGATCCGGTCTGGCCGGCCGGCCGGGTCCATCTGGAGGCCGCCTACTTCCAGAGCCGCACCGACGACCTGATCCTGTTCGAGCAGACCTCCCAGCGCACCGTACGGGCCACCAACGTGTCGAGCGCCTGGGTCTGGGGCCTGGAGACCGCCTGGAGCCTCGAGGTGACCCGGCGGTTGGCCGTCAGCGGCAACTACACCTTCCAGCACACCGAGAACACCAGCGACATCCCCTACTACCGGGGCAACCAGCTCCCGGCCCGGCCCGAGCACGAGCTGTTCAACCGGTTGGAGCTGCTCTTTGGATGGGGCAAGGTGTTCCACGAACTCTCGTGGACCTCGGGCAACTACCTGGACGCGGCCAACTTCGAGAAGGCCGAGACCCGGCGCATCCACAATCTGGGGCTGTCGGTTCAACCCGGCCGGGGCCTGACCGTCACGTTCGAGCTCAAGAACCTGACCGACGAGCAGGTGTCGGACGCCCTGGGGTTCCCGCTGCCCGGCCGCAGCTACTACGTCACGGTCTCGGCCCAGCTCTGA
- a CDS encoding LbtU family siderophore porin, translating into MLTRRLTAATALVLAFPLASAATTLEERVEALEKKNAELYHTLQQKKQAGLMTKISEKISFSGLLELEAAYESTDPADGDREATSDLTVATAQLGFDAQVNDQLTAALVLLFEEDETEPIEVDEATVDYARDGWTARFGRQYLPFGAYPSHMISDPLTLELGEIRETAVQVGYEGEGWTASAFVFNGDTEKVNGAGEAEEDHVKDWGVSVVVTPVEGVEVGASFLSDLADTDAELVGEYRDRVGGWSAYAVVGFGPFEVLGEVLGSVGAFDEADLDEDEDGRGDRPLAWNVEGAWDVSEVVEVAVRVEGSRELGGQPELQYGAVVSWGPMEGVSLSLEYLHGEYDEDFGGGVDSRDLVTAQLAVEF; encoded by the coding sequence ATGTTGACCCGCCGTCTCACCGCCGCAACCGCCCTGGTCCTCGCCTTTCCGCTCGCCTCGGCCGCGACCACGCTGGAGGAACGGGTGGAGGCGTTGGAGAAGAAGAACGCCGAGCTCTACCACACCCTGCAGCAGAAGAAGCAGGCGGGCCTGATGACCAAGATCTCCGAGAAGATCTCGTTCTCCGGCCTGCTCGAGCTCGAGGCCGCCTACGAGAGCACCGACCCTGCCGACGGCGACCGCGAGGCCACCAGCGACCTCACCGTGGCCACCGCCCAGCTCGGGTTCGACGCCCAGGTCAACGACCAGCTCACCGCCGCCCTGGTGCTGCTGTTCGAGGAGGACGAGACCGAGCCCATCGAGGTGGACGAGGCCACCGTGGACTACGCCCGAGACGGCTGGACCGCCCGGTTCGGCCGCCAGTACCTGCCGTTCGGGGCGTACCCGAGCCACATGATCTCGGACCCCCTGACCCTGGAGCTGGGCGAGATCCGGGAGACGGCGGTGCAGGTGGGGTACGAGGGGGAGGGATGGACGGCGAGCGCGTTCGTGTTCAACGGGGACACGGAGAAGGTGAACGGGGCGGGGGAAGCGGAGGAGGACCACGTGAAGGACTGGGGGGTGAGCGTGGTGGTGACGCCGGTGGAGGGGGTGGAGGTGGGGGCGAGCTTTTTGTCGGACCTGGCGGACACGGACGCGGAGCTGGTGGGGGAGTACCGGGACCGGGTGGGGGGATGGAGCGCGTATGCGGTGGTGGGGTTCGGGCCGTTCGAGGTGTTGGGGGAGGTGCTGGGTTCGGTGGGGGCGTTTGACGAGGCGGACCTGGACGAGGACGAGGACGGCAGGGGGGACCGGCCGCTGGCGTGGAACGTGGAGGGGGCGTGGGACGTGAGCGAGGTGGTGGAGGTGGCGGTGCGTGTGGAGGGGAGCCGGGAGCTGGGGGGGCAGCCGGAGCTCCAGTACGGGGCGGTCGTTTCGTGGGGGCCCATGGAGGGGGTGAGCCTGAGCTTGGAGTACCTGCACGGGGAGTACGACGAGGACTTTGGGGGAGGGGTGGACTCCCGGGACCTGGTGACCGCCCAGCTCGCCGTGGAGTTCTAA
- a CDS encoding PepSY domain-containing protein, producing the protein MHAKHRPRWPVWHRVGSAAVALPLVFYAVTGVLLNHRQAFDYFQDRTARVRPVAKKDLGPLREFLAFYKAEIGRDDDPAVIRIKNGRTVEFLYGSHGQVTYVIDPEAGRMTRIEKRPVEPWSTLNRLHKAFKTPGPWVWLADLVSVLLVASLVTGLAVPGAWRRSWRHLALWGAVFTVLLLGMAWAMWGA; encoded by the coding sequence ATGCACGCGAAACACCGGCCCCGCTGGCCCGTGTGGCACCGCGTGGGCAGCGCGGCCGTGGCGCTGCCCCTGGTGTTCTACGCGGTCACGGGGGTGCTGCTGAACCACCGCCAGGCGTTCGACTACTTCCAGGACCGCACCGCCCGGGTCCGGCCGGTGGCGAAGAAGGACCTGGGGCCCCTACGGGAGTTCCTGGCGTTCTACAAGGCCGAGATCGGCCGGGACGACGACCCCGCGGTGATCCGGATCAAGAACGGACGGACCGTGGAGTTCCTGTACGGCTCCCACGGCCAGGTCACCTATGTGATTGACCCCGAGGCCGGCCGGATGACCCGGATCGAGAAGCGGCCGGTGGAGCCGTGGAGCACCCTCAACCGTCTCCACAAGGCGTTTAAGACCCCCGGGCCCTGGGTTTGGCTCGCGGACCTGGTGTCGGTTCTTCTGGTGGCCTCGCTCGTGACCGGCCTGGCCGTTCCGGGGGCCTGGCGCCGCAGCTGGCGGCACCTAGCCCTGTGGGGCGCCGTGTTCACGGTGCTGCTGCTGGGGATGGCGTGGGCCATGTGGGGGGCCTGA
- a CDS encoding sirohydrochlorin cobaltochelatase, with protein MRRWTLTLPLLILAALWAVPGPAGAAQLLTRTLKDKPAIVIAAFGTSTRAQVTFDAFEKQLRKEVPGYEIRWAFTSEIIRERVNKRWAKQGIQKRLKSLQQTLGDLEAEGYTKVVVQPLHIFPGEEYEEVLKIVEHYPGLRIETGETLLQRWESLFEVVEVISQDFLPPEEGCNVLTAHGTPSSHVGSNITYLGLERHLSKKYPNAFLGAVDGIITREDALGAAKACPKKRVRFIPFMYVAGDHIMNDIMGDEEDPENPSWNTELKRAGIQTDVTTVTYEGDTYYKGLGFYPEVNEIFIKEIQRALKRL; from the coding sequence ATGCGACGTTGGACCCTGACCCTGCCCCTTCTGATCCTGGCGGCCCTGTGGGCCGTGCCCGGGCCGGCGGGTGCGGCCCAGCTGCTGACCCGAACCCTCAAGGACAAGCCGGCCATCGTGATCGCGGCCTTCGGCACCAGCACCCGGGCCCAGGTCACCTTCGACGCCTTCGAGAAGCAGCTTCGCAAGGAGGTGCCCGGCTACGAGATCCGCTGGGCCTTTACCTCGGAGATCATCCGGGAGCGGGTCAACAAGCGCTGGGCCAAGCAGGGCATCCAGAAGCGCCTGAAGAGCCTGCAGCAGACCCTCGGCGACCTGGAGGCTGAGGGGTACACCAAGGTGGTGGTGCAGCCCCTGCACATCTTCCCCGGTGAGGAGTACGAGGAGGTCTTGAAGATCGTGGAGCACTACCCGGGTCTGCGGATCGAGACCGGGGAAACCCTGCTTCAGCGGTGGGAGAGCCTGTTCGAGGTGGTGGAGGTGATCTCCCAGGACTTCCTGCCCCCCGAGGAGGGGTGCAACGTGCTCACCGCCCACGGCACGCCCTCGTCCCACGTGGGGTCGAACATCACCTACCTGGGCCTGGAGCGGCACCTGTCCAAGAAGTACCCCAACGCGTTCCTGGGCGCGGTGGACGGCATCATCACCCGCGAGGACGCCCTGGGCGCGGCCAAGGCCTGCCCCAAGAAGCGGGTGCGGTTCATCCCGTTCATGTACGTGGCCGGCGACCACATCATGAACGACATCATGGGCGACGAAGAGGACCCCGAGAACCCCAGCTGGAACACCGAGCTCAAACGGGCCGGCATCCAGACCGACGTGACCACGGTGACCTACGAGGGCGACACCTACTACAAAGGCCTGGGCTTCTACCCGGAGGTCAACGAGATCTTCATCAAGGAGATCCAAAGGGCCCTGAAGCGCCTATAG
- the cobA gene encoding uroporphyrinogen-III C-methyltransferase, with protein MAGKAYLVGAGPGRPDLITVRGLRVLRRAEVVMYDRLVAKELVDEAPSAAERIDVGKAPGRHALPQDRINQILVERVRAGRRVVRLKGGDPFVLGRGGEEALALAGAGLPFEVVPGVTSAVAAPAYAGVPVTHRGVAHAFAVVTGHRSNEQEVSDWGAVARVPTLVILMGMGRLPQICEGLIRAGRAPDTPAMAVRHGSTDRQRVVQATLATLPIRARELGLGAPATVVVGEVVNLAQDLAWFRPGVPRDQSEAAGTDRPLWHEAALTWKKAVPD; from the coding sequence GTGGCAGGAAAAGCCTATTTGGTGGGCGCCGGACCGGGGCGGCCCGATCTGATCACGGTGCGGGGGCTTCGGGTCCTGCGGCGGGCCGAGGTGGTGATGTACGACCGGCTCGTGGCAAAGGAACTGGTGGACGAGGCACCGTCCGCGGCCGAACGCATCGACGTGGGCAAGGCCCCGGGCCGCCACGCGCTGCCCCAGGACCGGATCAACCAGATCCTCGTGGAGCGGGTGCGGGCCGGCCGGCGGGTGGTGCGCCTAAAGGGGGGTGACCCGTTCGTGCTGGGGCGGGGAGGCGAAGAAGCCCTGGCCCTCGCGGGGGCGGGCCTCCCGTTCGAGGTGGTCCCTGGTGTGACCTCGGCCGTTGCCGCCCCGGCCTACGCCGGCGTGCCGGTGACCCACCGGGGGGTGGCCCATGCCTTCGCCGTGGTCACCGGCCACCGCTCGAACGAGCAAGAGGTCTCGGACTGGGGGGCCGTGGCCCGGGTGCCCACCCTGGTCATCCTCATGGGCATGGGACGCCTGCCCCAGATCTGCGAGGGGCTGATCCGCGCGGGCCGCGCCCCCGACACGCCCGCGATGGCGGTGCGGCACGGCTCCACCGATCGCCAGCGGGTGGTGCAGGCGACCCTCGCCACCCTCCCGATCCGGGCCCGGGAACTGGGTCTGGGTGCCCCGGCCACGGTCGTGGTGGGCGAGGTGGTGAACCTGGCCCAGGACCTGGCCTGGTTCCGCCCGGGCGTCCCCCGGGACCAGAGCGAGGCGGCCGGGACCGACCGACCCCTCTGGCACGAGGCGGCCCTGACCTGGAAGAAAGCGGTCCCCGATTGA
- the rbr gene encoding rubrerythrin, whose translation MASIKGTRTEKNLLTAFCGESQARNRYTYFASKAKKEGFVQISAIFQETADQEKEHAKRLFKFLEGGEAEVQAAFPAGVIGSTLENLLAAAEGENYEHTQMYPEFARVAREEGFDEIAKVFLAIAVAEKHHEERYRALAANVEAGRVFRRDEPVVWRCRNCGYLHEGTEAPEECPSCAHPQAHFEILAEAW comes from the coding sequence ATGGCGTCGATCAAGGGAACCCGCACCGAAAAGAACCTCCTCACCGCGTTCTGCGGGGAGTCCCAGGCCCGCAACCGGTACACGTACTTCGCAAGCAAGGCCAAGAAGGAGGGGTTCGTACAGATCTCGGCGATCTTCCAGGAGACGGCGGATCAGGAGAAGGAGCACGCGAAACGGCTGTTCAAGTTCCTGGAGGGCGGCGAGGCCGAGGTGCAGGCCGCGTTTCCGGCCGGGGTGATCGGGTCCACCCTGGAGAACCTGCTCGCCGCGGCCGAGGGCGAGAACTACGAGCACACCCAGATGTACCCCGAGTTCGCCCGGGTGGCCCGGGAGGAGGGGTTTGACGAGATCGCCAAGGTGTTCCTGGCGATCGCGGTGGCCGAGAAACACCACGAGGAGCGCTACCGGGCCCTGGCGGCCAACGTGGAGGCCGGGCGGGTGTTCCGCCGGGACGAGCCGGTGGTGTGGCGGTGCCGGAACTGCGGGTACCTCCACGAGGGCACCGAGGCCCCGGAGGAGTGTCCCTCGTGCGCCCACCCCCAGGCCCACTTCGAGATCCTGGCCGAGGCCTGGTAA
- a CDS encoding FprA family A-type flavoprotein, giving the protein MPPVRIRDGIFWIGVNDRTTDLFEGLWPITPGGVSYNAYLVRGERTAVVDLAKAIKVDEFLDQVAAVADPRSLDYVVINHMEPDHSGLLRTLLRIAPQVTILGTDKTVALLDSFYGIRRNVRAVADGEVLSLGNRSLRFFSTPFVHWPETMMTLEESERVLFSCDAFGGYGALRGGVFDDQCPDLAGYEEEALRYYVNIVAKFSPMVLKAIAKLAEVRVDVVAPSHGLIWRKDPGRIVGLYERWARYGGEAGDPGITLLYGSMYGNTEAVMNAVAQGVSAEGVPVEIFDVTRAHVSYILPSLWTRSGVLIGAPTYEAGLFPPMAHVLDMAGRKAVRAKKVARFGSYGWSGGAQRELERWFETLRWDQVLEPFEFVGAPSDADLERGGRFGRDFARALRGKGEAP; this is encoded by the coding sequence ATGCCTCCCGTGAGAATCCGAGACGGGATCTTTTGGATCGGCGTGAACGACCGCACCACCGACCTGTTCGAGGGGCTTTGGCCGATCACCCCAGGGGGGGTGTCGTACAACGCGTACCTGGTCCGCGGCGAGCGGACGGCCGTGGTGGACCTGGCCAAGGCCATCAAGGTGGACGAGTTCCTGGACCAGGTGGCGGCCGTGGCCGATCCCCGGTCGCTGGACTACGTGGTGATCAACCACATGGAGCCCGACCACTCGGGGCTTCTGCGAACCCTGCTCAGGATCGCGCCTCAGGTCACGATCCTGGGCACGGACAAGACCGTGGCCCTGCTGGACTCGTTCTACGGGATCCGCAGAAACGTGCGGGCCGTGGCCGACGGCGAGGTCCTCTCTCTGGGGAACCGGAGCCTGCGGTTCTTCTCGACCCCGTTCGTGCACTGGCCCGAGACCATGATGACCCTGGAGGAGTCGGAGCGGGTGCTGTTCTCCTGCGACGCCTTCGGCGGGTACGGCGCGCTGCGCGGCGGGGTGTTCGACGACCAGTGCCCCGACCTGGCCGGGTACGAGGAGGAGGCCCTGCGCTACTACGTGAACATCGTGGCCAAGTTCAGCCCCATGGTCCTGAAGGCGATCGCCAAGCTGGCCGAGGTTCGGGTGGACGTGGTCGCGCCGTCCCACGGCCTGATCTGGCGGAAGGACCCGGGGCGCATCGTGGGGTTGTACGAGCGGTGGGCCCGGTACGGCGGGGAGGCGGGGGATCCCGGGATTACCCTGCTGTACGGGTCCATGTACGGCAACACCGAGGCGGTGATGAACGCGGTGGCCCAGGGGGTGTCGGCCGAAGGGGTGCCGGTGGAGATCTTCGACGTGACCCGGGCCCACGTGAGCTACATCCTGCCGTCCTTGTGGACCCGCTCGGGGGTTCTGATCGGGGCCCCCACCTACGAGGCCGGGCTGTTCCCACCCATGGCCCACGTGCTGGACATGGCCGGCCGCAAGGCCGTGCGGGCCAAGAAGGTGGCCCGGTTCGGCAGCTACGGGTGGAGCGGCGGGGCCCAGAGGGAACTGGAGCGGTGGTTCGAGACCCTTCGCTGGGATCAGGTGCTCGAGCCCTTCGAGTTCGTGGGGGCCCCGAGCGACGCCGACCTGGAGCGGGGGGGGCGCTTCGGGCGGGACTTCGCCCGGGCCCTCAGGGGCAAGGGGGAGGCGCCGTGA